In Rana temporaria chromosome 3, aRanTem1.1, whole genome shotgun sequence, a single window of DNA contains:
- the LOC120931029 gene encoding beta-1,3-galactosyltransferase 5-like → MDLSEYSGQYPGLQEYRCRTFIDLSGYCRTSDPLIILAVKSHPASPERRIILRHTWAQQRRILGYRFLPVFLLANSGHRAEMESLVEEASINGDIILWDFMESHHNLSLKEHCFLEWLHYRCPEAKYILKADDDEFVNPHSLVSYISTSVKKFPHQVHGFCQSRCPVERWGKYGIPFSVFPYDFYPPFVSGGGFLYSAELVPLLLKASSTIPVFPLDDVYFGLLALAANISFHHELRFRTFGLKSTKICRFQDVLVAHGLSRRRLQEVWDALPYASPCPPSDEEKQEYEMKVKSVQESDSG, encoded by the exons ATGGATCTGTCTGAGTACTCTGGGCAGTACCCAGGCCTTCAGGAGTACCGTTGCCGTACCTTTATAGATCTCTCCGGATATTGCCGGACATCGGATCCTCTGATCATCTTGGCCGTGAAATCTCACCCGGCATCCCCTGAGAGGAGAATAATCTTACGTCACACCTGGGCTCAGCAGAGGAGGATTCTAGGGTACAGGTTCCTCCCCGTGTTCCTCCTCGCCAACTCCGGCCATCGGGCAGAGATGGAGAGTTTGGTGGAGGAAGCCTCGATTAACGGTGACATTATCCTGTGGGACTTCATGGAGAGCCACCATAACTTATCCCTGAAGGAGCACTGCTTCCTGGAGTGGCTGCATTACCGCTGTCCGGAGGCCAAGTACATACTCAAAG CGGACGATGATGAGTTTGTGAACCCCCACTCTCTGGTCTCCTACATCTCCACCTCCGTAAAGAAGTTTCCTCACCAGGTCCACGGATTCTGCCAGTCACGGTGCCCAGTTGAACGCTGGGGTAAATACGGCATTCCCTTCAGTGTCTTCCCGTATGATTTCTACCCCCCATTCGTCTCTGGTGGAGGATTCCTCTACTCTGCCGAGTTGGTCCCCTTGCTTCTCAAAGCCTCGTCCACCATCCCCGTCTTCCCCCTGGATGATGTCTACTTTGGTCTACTGGCTCTAGCTGCCAACATCTCCTTCCACCACGAGCTTCGCTTCCGTACCTTCGGGCTGAAGTCCACCAAGATTTGCCGCTTCCAGGACGTCCTGGTGGCCCATGGTTTATCGAGACGTCGGCTGCAAGAAGTCTGGGATGCCCTTCCTTACGCCTCTCCGTGTCCACCCAGCGATGAAGAGAAGCAAGAGTACGAGATGAAAGTCAAAAGTGTACAAGAAAGTGACAGCGGATAG